In the Methanococcoides methylutens genome, one interval contains:
- a CDS encoding COG1361 S-layer family protein, with amino-acid sequence MNPKVRPLCLFLFVLAIVLTGVAAAEFTGGEICVNAEIKELIPSSVGIDEEFTLAIDLESCGSKAPEDITFEIISIPPDIIVTESLVTRIAEFSYPTSERHLVYHMRTTPDANPGPHIIKMKLTYANKELETTKYYEVDVRVTGEDAEPRISSVTTNPEYIYEGDTVDLTLGIENFGEAIAKSVSVSVDHGFKGIKNSTIGTLDLNGSQTALFKFKADRAGEFNIPVIIEYEDDFGKQSDEYDITITILDKKGSLNLASVKVDPVIPYVDDTVELTMRIENSGDRKINSIRVYADHPFMGLKESFIGTLDPNEDGPAVITFIADEAGEYEIPVTITYIDDFGEEQVETKVSIIVMESNSGVGSAVLVLLVLAVIGGLVYYNYRTKRSKDEIIKQLMEGSNNSAGKKEDEGEDEE; translated from the coding sequence ATGAATCCGAAAGTAAGACCTTTATGTTTATTCCTGTTCGTTCTTGCCATTGTTTTAACAGGAGTGGCTGCAGCTGAATTTACCGGCGGGGAGATATGCGTAAACGCAGAGATAAAGGAATTAATTCCCAGTTCGGTAGGCATTGATGAAGAATTCACCCTTGCTATTGATCTTGAGAGCTGTGGTTCCAAAGCCCCTGAGGATATTACTTTTGAAATCATCAGCATCCCTCCTGATATCATAGTCACAGAATCTCTGGTCACCAGAATTGCTGAATTCTCATATCCTACAAGTGAAAGACACCTGGTATACCACATGAGGACAACTCCTGATGCAAACCCAGGTCCTCATATTATCAAGATGAAACTGACATATGCAAATAAAGAGCTTGAAACCACAAAGTATTATGAAGTTGATGTCAGAGTGACAGGTGAGGATGCAGAACCAAGGATCTCTTCAGTCACTACCAATCCTGAATATATCTATGAAGGAGATACTGTCGATCTGACACTGGGTATCGAGAACTTCGGCGAAGCTATTGCAAAATCCGTCTCTGTTAGTGTTGATCATGGTTTTAAAGGGATCAAGAACTCTACGATCGGAACCCTTGACCTGAATGGCAGTCAAACTGCATTGTTCAAGTTCAAGGCAGACCGTGCCGGGGAATTCAACATCCCTGTAATCATAGAATATGAAGATGATTTCGGCAAGCAAAGCGATGAATATGACATTACAATAACCATACTTGACAAAAAAGGAAGCCTTAATCTTGCATCTGTGAAGGTCGATCCTGTTATACCTTATGTGGATGACACTGTCGAGCTGACTATGAGGATCGAGAATTCCGGTGACAGGAAAATAAATTCGATAAGGGTCTATGCCGATCATCCATTCATGGGTTTAAAAGAATCCTTTATCGGAACCCTTGATCCTAATGAGGATGGTCCTGCAGTGATCACTTTCATAGCTGATGAGGCAGGGGAATACGAGATCCCTGTTACCATAACCTATATCGATGATTTTGGTGAAGAACAGGTTGAAACGAAGGTCAGCATCATCGTAATGGAAAGCAATAGCGGGGTAGGATCAGCTGTGCTCGTCCTTCTCGTCCTGGCAGTTATTGGAGGATTGGTCTACTATAATTACAGGACAAAAAGGTCAAAGGATGAGATTATCAAGCAGTTAATGGAAGGTAGCAATAATTCTGCTGGTAAAAAAGAAGATGAAGGGGAAGATGAAGAATAA
- a CDS encoding GbsR/MarR family transcriptional regulator, which produces METAKKEFQNLVYQSMKSYGLDDLSSKLLAALYSAPDPLTLDDLSKTTGYSFSAVSAAMKLLTGVKLVEKSKLSGSKKLYFSIQRDMLTLSINAISSKNECMVVPALQSLPSMIERCRDSEAEDSEEMLNIIENYYQQMVALELIFKKLIEYTESIRAEVNKR; this is translated from the coding sequence ATGGAAACTGCAAAGAAAGAATTTCAGAATCTTGTATACCAGAGCATGAAGTCCTACGGACTTGATGATCTATCCTCTAAGTTACTTGCAGCACTTTATTCCGCACCTGATCCACTTACCCTTGATGACCTTTCTAAAACTACCGGGTATAGTTTTTCAGCGGTTAGCGCGGCAATGAAACTACTTACCGGAGTAAAATTGGTGGAGAAATCAAAGCTTTCCGGTTCCAAGAAATTGTACTTCTCGATTCAGCGGGATATGCTGACACTGAGCATCAATGCGATTAGTTCCAAGAATGAATGCATGGTGGTTCCTGCGCTCCAGAGCCTCCCTTCAATGATAGAAAGGTGCAGGGATAGTGAAGCTGAGGACTCTGAAGAGATGCTCAACATCATCGAGAACTATTACCAGCAGATGGTTGCACTGGAATTGATCTTCAAGAAATTGATCGAATATACAGAAAGTATCAGGGCTGAGGTGAATAAAAGATGA